Proteins co-encoded in one Malus sylvestris chromosome 7, drMalSylv7.2, whole genome shotgun sequence genomic window:
- the LOC126628537 gene encoding serine/threonine-protein kinase D6PK-like isoform X2, translated as MERVSESKVLPKKFPLGVEVIYSRSASTRGVDHLSNVHSGLAREDVASTRDRGQLSDGPGMERVSESKVLPKTFPVGVEVIYSRSASTRGVDHLSNVRSGLAREDVASTRDRGQLSNGRLGLVREEIALARQMAELSNVHSVMVKDGRFNARESQDSDLPIPLRTRKGKVSLPEEEELLSGSLTFKGSIDSFDEGGPSFFAGVSHPPEPVDMDLMKPVYVPIGQNKSDAGCLMKSLSMKGPFLEDLSPWVPAKKPSPTVLSPSESLLEEPNDIGALSPPFAVQRASQNTDNSLIPPDSEEKECVWDASLPPSGNVSPLSSIGSACVVTAMSIANSCASTYRSDAITSDGMLSFERNGESTKGSVRGDSLESAKTSVSRASDSSGVSDDSNWSNLTGSANKPHKGNDPRWKAILAIRVRDGILGMSHFRLLKRLGCGDIGSVYLSELSGTRCYFAMKVMDKASLASRKKLTRAQTEREILQLLDHPFLPTLYTHFETDRFCCLVMEYCPGGDLHTLRQRQPGKHFSEYAARFYAAEVLLALEYLHMLGVVYRDLKPENVLVRDDGHIMLSDFDLSLRCSVSPTLIRTSYDSDPSKRGAGAFCVQPACIEPSSVCIQPSCFIPRFFPQKSKKSRKPRAEPGFATNALPELVAEPTQARSMSFVGTHEYLAPEIIKGEGHGSAVDWWTFGIFLHELLYGKTPFKGSGNRATLFNVVGQQLKFPDSPATSYASRDLIRGLLVKEPQHRLGVKRGATEIKQHPFFEGVNWALIRCSTPPEVPRPMETEVPVKYSAVEPVGVGSNSKRMVGADVKSGGQYLDFEFF; from the exons ATGGAGAGGGTTTCGGAATCAAAGGTGCTTCCTAAAAAGTTTCCCCTGGGAGTTGAGGTGATTTATTCACGTTCGGCCTCAACAAGAGGAGTGGATCACTTGTCAAACGTGCACTCTGGTTTGGCAAGAGAAGATGTTGCTTCTACTAGAGACAGGGGTCAGTTATCCGATGGACCAGGCATGGAGAGGGTTTCGGAATCAAAGGTGCTTCCTAAAACGTTTCCCGTGGGAGTTGAG GTGATTTATTCACGTTCAGCCTCAACAAGAGGAGTGGATCACTTGTCAAACGTGCGCTCTGGTTTGGCAAGAGAAGATGTTGCTTCTACTAGAGACAGGGGTCAGTTATCCAATGGGCGCTTAGGCTTGGTGAGAGAAGAAATTGCATTGGCAAGGCAAATGGCTGAGTTGTCAAATGTGCATTCTGTTATGGTAAAAGATGGGAGATTTAATGCACGGGAGTCTCAAGATTCTGACTTGCCTATACCTTTAAGAACAAGGAAAGGAAAGGTCTCTTTGCCAGAAGAGGAAGAACTTTTGTCTGGCTCTCTCACATTCAAGGGAAGTATAGATTCATTTGATGAAGGTGGTCCTAGTTTTTTCGCCGGGGTTAGTCACCCTCCAGAACCTGTTGATATGGATCTAATGAAACCAGTGTATGTACCGATTGGTCAGAATAAGTCCGACGCTGGATGCTTGATGAAGAGCTTATCTATGAAAGGCCCTTTTCTAGAAGATCTTTCCCCATGGGTTCCTGCTAAGAAACCAAGTCCAACTGTTCTTTCCCCTTCTGAAAGCTTGCTTGAAGAACCCAACGACATAGGTGCACTGTCTCCACCATTTGCGGTTCAGCGTGCATCACAGAATACAGATAATTCACTCATTCCTCCAGATTCCGAGGAGAAGGAGTGTGTTTGGGATGCTTCTTTGCCTCCGAGTGGTAATGTAAGTCCACTTAGTAGCATCGGTAGTGCTTGTGTTGTCACTGCTATGAGTATTGCCAATAGCTGCGCTAGTACATATAGGAGTGACGCAATCACTAGTGATGGCATGCTTAGTTTTGAGAGAAATGGTGAAAGTACCAAAGGGAGTGTTAGAGGGGATTCACTTGAGAGTGCAAAAACTAGTGTTAGTCGAGCAAGTGATAGTAGTGGCGTTAGTGATGACAGCAACTGGAGCAACCTTACTGGGAGTGCTAATAAGCCCCATAAAGGAAATGATCCTAGGTGGAAGGCGATTCTTGCTATTCGAGTTCGGGATGGGATTTTGGGTATGAGCCATTTTAGATTACTCAAACGGCTTGGTTGTGGTGATATTGGTAGTGTCTATCTTTCAGAACTAAGTGGAACCCGCTGTTATTTCGCAATGAAAGTAATGGACAAGGCATCCCTTGCAAGCAGGAAGAAGTTGACTAGGGCTCAGACAGAACGGGAGATTTTGCAACTGCTGGACCATCCATTCCTTCCAACTTTATATACACATTTTGAGACCGACAGGTTCTGCTGTTTGGTCATGGAATATTGTCCAGGTGGTGATCTGCACACTCTGAGGCAAAGACAACCTGGAAAACACTTCTCTGAGTATGCTGCGAG ATTCTATGCTGCGGAGGTTCTGTTGGCACTAGAGTATCTACACATGCTTGGAGTTGTCTACAGGgacttaaaacctgaaaatgtGCTTGTTCGTGACGATGGCCACATAATGCTCTCTGACTTTGATCTTTCACTGAGATGCTCTGTTTCACCGACCCTGATAAGAACTTCATATGATTCGGATCCCTCCAAACGAGGAGCAGGTGCGTTCTGCGTCCAGCCTGCATGTATCGAGCCGTCATCAGTATGCATTCAGCCTTCTTGTTTTATCCCAAGGTTCTTCCCTCAGAAAAGCAAGAAGAGCCGAAAGCCTCGAGCTGAGCCAGGGTTTGCCACCAATGCACTTCCAGAGCTTGTTGCCGAGCCTACTCAAGCTCGGTCCATGTCTTTTGTTGGAACCCATGAATACCTAGCCCCTGAAATTATTAAGGGAGAAGGCCATGGTAGTGCAGTTGATTGGTGGACGTTTGGTATATTCTTGCATGAATTACTGTATGGCAAAACCCCTTTTAAAGGTTCAGGAAACCGTGCTACACTGTTCAATGTGGTGGGGCAGCAACTTAAATTCCCAGATTCCCCCGCAACTAGTTATGCAAGCCGCGACCTAATTCGGGGTTTGCTGGTGAAAGAGCCACAGCACCGGCTTGGGGTGAAAAGGGGTGCAACTGAGATCAAACAGCATCCCTTCTTCGAAGGTGTAAATTGGGCTCTAATACGATGCAGCACACCACCAGAAGTACCAAGACCGATGGAAACTGAAGTGCCAGTGAAATATAGCGCAGTTGAGCCTGTTGGTGTCGGAAGCAACAGTAAAAGAATGGTTGGGGCAGACGTGAAGTCCGGGGGTCAATATCTAGACTTTGAGTTCTTTTAG
- the LOC126628537 gene encoding serine/threonine-protein kinase D6PK-like isoform X1: protein MERVSESKVLPKKFPLGVEVIYSRSASTRGVDHLSNVHSGLAREDVASTRDRGQLSDGPGMERVSESKVLPKTFPVGVEVIYSRSASTRGVDHLSNVHSGLAREDVASTRDRGQLSNGPGMERVSESKVLPKKFPVGVEVIYSRSASTRGVDHLSNVRSGLAREDVASTRDRGQLSNGRLGLVREEIALARQMAELSNVHSVMVKDGRFNARESQDSDLPIPLRTRKGKVSLPEEEELLSGSLTFKGSIDSFDEGGPSFFAGVSHPPEPVDMDLMKPVYVPIGQNKSDAGCLMKSLSMKGPFLEDLSPWVPAKKPSPTVLSPSESLLEEPNDIGALSPPFAVQRASQNTDNSLIPPDSEEKECVWDASLPPSGNVSPLSSIGSACVVTAMSIANSCASTYRSDAITSDGMLSFERNGESTKGSVRGDSLESAKTSVSRASDSSGVSDDSNWSNLTGSANKPHKGNDPRWKAILAIRVRDGILGMSHFRLLKRLGCGDIGSVYLSELSGTRCYFAMKVMDKASLASRKKLTRAQTEREILQLLDHPFLPTLYTHFETDRFCCLVMEYCPGGDLHTLRQRQPGKHFSEYAARFYAAEVLLALEYLHMLGVVYRDLKPENVLVRDDGHIMLSDFDLSLRCSVSPTLIRTSYDSDPSKRGAGAFCVQPACIEPSSVCIQPSCFIPRFFPQKSKKSRKPRAEPGFATNALPELVAEPTQARSMSFVGTHEYLAPEIIKGEGHGSAVDWWTFGIFLHELLYGKTPFKGSGNRATLFNVVGQQLKFPDSPATSYASRDLIRGLLVKEPQHRLGVKRGATEIKQHPFFEGVNWALIRCSTPPEVPRPMETEVPVKYSAVEPVGVGSNSKRMVGADVKSGGQYLDFEFF, encoded by the exons ATGGAGAGGGTTTCGGAATCAAAGGTGCTTCCTAAAAAGTTTCCCCTGGGAGTTGAGGTGATTTATTCACGTTCGGCCTCAACAAGAGGAGTGGATCACTTGTCAAACGTGCACTCTGGTTTGGCAAGAGAAGATGTTGCTTCTACTAGAGACAGGGGTCAGTTATCCGATGGACCAGGCATGGAGAGGGTTTCGGAATCAAAGGTGCTTCCTAAAACGTTTCCCGTGGGAGTTGAGGTGATTTATTCACGTTCTGCCTCAACAAGAGGAGTGGATCACTTGTCAAACGTGCACTCTGGTTTGGCAAGAGAAGATGTTGCTTCTACTAGAGACAGGGGTCAGTTATCCAATGGACCAGGCATGGAGAGGGTTTCGGAATCAAAGGTGCTTCCTAAAAAGTTTCCCGTGGGAGTTGAGGTGATTTATTCACGTTCAGCCTCAACAAGAGGAGTGGATCACTTGTCAAACGTGCGCTCTGGTTTGGCAAGAGAAGATGTTGCTTCTACTAGAGACAGGGGTCAGTTATCCAATGGGCGCTTAGGCTTGGTGAGAGAAGAAATTGCATTGGCAAGGCAAATGGCTGAGTTGTCAAATGTGCATTCTGTTATGGTAAAAGATGGGAGATTTAATGCACGGGAGTCTCAAGATTCTGACTTGCCTATACCTTTAAGAACAAGGAAAGGAAAGGTCTCTTTGCCAGAAGAGGAAGAACTTTTGTCTGGCTCTCTCACATTCAAGGGAAGTATAGATTCATTTGATGAAGGTGGTCCTAGTTTTTTCGCCGGGGTTAGTCACCCTCCAGAACCTGTTGATATGGATCTAATGAAACCAGTGTATGTACCGATTGGTCAGAATAAGTCCGACGCTGGATGCTTGATGAAGAGCTTATCTATGAAAGGCCCTTTTCTAGAAGATCTTTCCCCATGGGTTCCTGCTAAGAAACCAAGTCCAACTGTTCTTTCCCCTTCTGAAAGCTTGCTTGAAGAACCCAACGACATAGGTGCACTGTCTCCACCATTTGCGGTTCAGCGTGCATCACAGAATACAGATAATTCACTCATTCCTCCAGATTCCGAGGAGAAGGAGTGTGTTTGGGATGCTTCTTTGCCTCCGAGTGGTAATGTAAGTCCACTTAGTAGCATCGGTAGTGCTTGTGTTGTCACTGCTATGAGTATTGCCAATAGCTGCGCTAGTACATATAGGAGTGACGCAATCACTAGTGATGGCATGCTTAGTTTTGAGAGAAATGGTGAAAGTACCAAAGGGAGTGTTAGAGGGGATTCACTTGAGAGTGCAAAAACTAGTGTTAGTCGAGCAAGTGATAGTAGTGGCGTTAGTGATGACAGCAACTGGAGCAACCTTACTGGGAGTGCTAATAAGCCCCATAAAGGAAATGATCCTAGGTGGAAGGCGATTCTTGCTATTCGAGTTCGGGATGGGATTTTGGGTATGAGCCATTTTAGATTACTCAAACGGCTTGGTTGTGGTGATATTGGTAGTGTCTATCTTTCAGAACTAAGTGGAACCCGCTGTTATTTCGCAATGAAAGTAATGGACAAGGCATCCCTTGCAAGCAGGAAGAAGTTGACTAGGGCTCAGACAGAACGGGAGATTTTGCAACTGCTGGACCATCCATTCCTTCCAACTTTATATACACATTTTGAGACCGACAGGTTCTGCTGTTTGGTCATGGAATATTGTCCAGGTGGTGATCTGCACACTCTGAGGCAAAGACAACCTGGAAAACACTTCTCTGAGTATGCTGCGAG ATTCTATGCTGCGGAGGTTCTGTTGGCACTAGAGTATCTACACATGCTTGGAGTTGTCTACAGGgacttaaaacctgaaaatgtGCTTGTTCGTGACGATGGCCACATAATGCTCTCTGACTTTGATCTTTCACTGAGATGCTCTGTTTCACCGACCCTGATAAGAACTTCATATGATTCGGATCCCTCCAAACGAGGAGCAGGTGCGTTCTGCGTCCAGCCTGCATGTATCGAGCCGTCATCAGTATGCATTCAGCCTTCTTGTTTTATCCCAAGGTTCTTCCCTCAGAAAAGCAAGAAGAGCCGAAAGCCTCGAGCTGAGCCAGGGTTTGCCACCAATGCACTTCCAGAGCTTGTTGCCGAGCCTACTCAAGCTCGGTCCATGTCTTTTGTTGGAACCCATGAATACCTAGCCCCTGAAATTATTAAGGGAGAAGGCCATGGTAGTGCAGTTGATTGGTGGACGTTTGGTATATTCTTGCATGAATTACTGTATGGCAAAACCCCTTTTAAAGGTTCAGGAAACCGTGCTACACTGTTCAATGTGGTGGGGCAGCAACTTAAATTCCCAGATTCCCCCGCAACTAGTTATGCAAGCCGCGACCTAATTCGGGGTTTGCTGGTGAAAGAGCCACAGCACCGGCTTGGGGTGAAAAGGGGTGCAACTGAGATCAAACAGCATCCCTTCTTCGAAGGTGTAAATTGGGCTCTAATACGATGCAGCACACCACCAGAAGTACCAAGACCGATGGAAACTGAAGTGCCAGTGAAATATAGCGCAGTTGAGCCTGTTGGTGTCGGAAGCAACAGTAAAAGAATGGTTGGGGCAGACGTGAAGTCCGGGGGTCAATATCTAGACTTTGAGTTCTTTTAG